A segment of the Ipomoea triloba cultivar NCNSP0323 chromosome 1, ASM357664v1 genome:
TAGTGGGAGCTGCAAAAAGACTCAGTGGTGTCATGCTCATCGAGGCAAACCATGGAAGAGAGTTACTGGCTGTCTTGGAGCATCATCTTCCTCCATTTTTGTTAAATGCATCAAGCTTTGGCTAGAAAGATAGTAGTATTACTTGCAAGAGTTCAAATTTATGATCGAATCGAAGCATAATAATACAGTAGCTGGGGGGCGAAATTGATGAATCCTCAATATCTGTCAATTTTCTCACAACATAGTCGGGTTGGGAAACTTGTTTTTAGGTTTAACGAAACTGAGGTGAGGTTTAGTGCATACCTTGCTGTGCACAGCACACCTTTAAACTATCCAAGAAAGAAGAACACTACAGTCAGGAAGTTGATACTGCAACCGATCATGTAAAATAGCTACTTTTCTGGCAGTTATTTTCCTATTGATGATGATGCTGGTATACTGAAAAGCGCTATTATCTTCCCCTGAATCATTGTGTATATATTATCCTTCCTATTTTAGTTTTATTGTATAGTAGTGTGGGTTGAGATGCAGCCATGAAATGCCAATGCCCCTGCCCCTGTGGTGGCCCTTCCATTTCACGTGCATTTCAATGTTTCATGCTTGTGTAACATGCCATGTTTGCATCAGCAATTAGTCAAAACTAAAAGCCACTTCATCTCATAGCTGCCTAGGAGTaggctactccacctctctctCATCATTCTCTCCATAATCACCCATAGCTCTATCTCtgtgttctttttcttttgagcGATGAGGAAAATTTGCGGTCACTGTATTGGATAAATCTCATCTTGTGATCTTAGAGACGTGATGTGATGTATCTTTACTATTTAGAAACATATGatgtatattgtataatgtgCGTCAAACATATGAtgtatattgtataatatgCGTTGATACAAAGCGCAAAAGAAACAATGTACAATAGTGTTGATGCATAACGCAAAGAGACGTGAAGTCTATTTATAAGGTTGTTTGAAATGGTGCCATTACATACTTCATCAtaccaaataaaattaacatactAAAAATGCTAACAACGAATTCCCCTTGCATTTATTTAACTTATTACGTTCACAAACTCTTGAGAGtttaattgatttatttatatatataaaaaaaaaaaagaagttcaACCCCTATTAATCAATAAACTTATAAACAGATGTGTAGCTATTTGACACTCCATCTCTATGTAAAGAACATTGAGGGTTGGTGATAATGtatgtgtatttatatatttatatatataagagataaAAGAAAGTTGTTATAATTAGCCAAAACAAAAAGCAGCGGAGGAGAGTTAATCCTTTCCCTCTACCGCCACCATTTACACATACGTGTACGTCATGTCCCGGACCTTAGACGGCGTGAAAGCCAACATCATCAGAACTACCAGAATGCAGATCGGAACAAGCAGAAGCatcagcggcggcggcggcaacGGCGGCAGGATCAACGGCAGCAGCAGCAGCGACGCCGTCAGGCCGATCAGCAGAAGGAACGATTCCAAGCTGAAATAGCTCATGGAGAACATCCTTTTCCCCGCCCCTTGCGACAACGATCGCCGGTATTCCACTTTCTTCGCTTCCGCGAAAGGTACGCCGTTCTTCCTAGGGATAGCGGCGGCGGTCGTCTTCGTCTTCATATCCATTACGCTGTTCAGATACTGATGATGCTGTTGTTCGAAATTAATGTAGGTCTTGGAGGCTGCCGATTTCTCTTGCGTCGTTTCAACTATCATTTTCTCTTACTCAAAATCGGATACTGGAAACCGCTTGATTCTGGAGATCAATGTGATTCAAAATCTCGGATTCGAGGTATGTATTGCGTATTGCCTCTTCAATATTCCCTAAATCAGATCCAATGCAGATTTTTGTCCCCTAAAATTGAAGCCAGGTACTATAAATTCAGGTTGAATGCTTTAATGCTGTGACTATAACACCTCATCATATAGCTGCACATTATAAGAATTGGAGAAAATGAGAAACCTTCCATCTCTAATACAAATAAGCAGAACTAGAAAAAGTTAACTCTCCTCTGTTTGAAAACCAGTAATCCAACCaactattttgaaaaaaaatacaaaaaacaaagaattgcAAAGCTGTTTCTTCAAGAACGAAAGAACTAGAAGAAACATATCATCAATGGAAGTATAAATTACCTGTGATGGTGAGAGAAATTTGCAGTTTGTGGCAGAAGAAAGCTTCTCTATCACACTCCTGCATAACCAATCTTTTTTACCAGAGAATTAAATCCCCAAATACAACAATATAATGCAATCACCCCAccaaaatataacaaaaagaGAAACAAAGGTTGGTCCCTTATGCTTGGCTTACAAAAGAGGTATAAGAAAATTCTAGAATGGAAGAAGAATAGGGGGTAAGGGGGGTGTATTTATCTATCTTGGTTTGCAAATTTCCAAGATTGGTTTGAAAGTtgacaggaaaaaaaaagagtggaaTTACAGAAATGGGATGGGGGTAGGCCTTTTAGGGTAAGAGATTTGGGTGGAAATAAGGTGGTTGCACTGTACTGGCAATacaaatagtatatataaaattggtAGTAGTAGTATTAGAAAATGCCACATGCagaatgaaatatatatatatgtgtgtgttgttgATTTTGTTTGGAAAGAGAAAGGGAAGGTATTGCAAAGCATTGGGTTGGATTCAGTGGATTTCTTAATCAAGTGGGGACAGCTGACTTGCATTCCCCCCACCCCCTCTTTCTTAAGGTTCTTCTCCCCTGGACTAAAATCCTCCCCCTTCATTCATttctttgatttgatttttctcTCTCACAATCCCCCTAACccctaaataataatattaataataatcatagcCCAGGGATGGGTGAAGATTTGGTAAATATAATTCTCGTATCTAAAAGTTATAATAATTGTTATCAATATATTGTTAGTTGAGCTTATTGTACATGATTTTCTTAGTTCAGTTTACCTTTATGACGTGGTTTAAAGTTATTACACAGTAAAATTTACTAGTGCACTGCACACTTTCATATAGTGATTGCAAGTTTTTCTTTAccacctaataataataataataataataatgtcactCAAAAAGGGCAATCCCATCTAAGTTGGTTAAGTTGTTATTTTAATAAccccaaattaaatttgactCTCAATGGGAGTGTCCTATTAGCCTTTTTAGTTTGAGACGATTAGctataaacaatttaaattgatttatcttCTTGTGGTCTTTTATACGCTAGGGTCACTATGCACAATTTACTTAGTGCATACTCTTAGATAGTAACTACAGGTTTCCCTTGTCACCCAaaacaatagtaataataacaataacaacaacaacaattaataTTACGTGATAGTATCAAAGGAGAGATATCTAA
Coding sequences within it:
- the LOC116012720 gene encoding ARGOS-like protein, whose protein sequence is MIVETTQEKSAASKTYINFEQQHHQYLNSVMDMKTKTTAAAIPRKNGVPFAEAKKVEYRRSLSQGAGKRMFSMSYFSLESFLLLIGLTASLLLLPLILPPLPPPPLMLLLVPICILVVLMMLAFTPSKVRDMTYTYV